In a single window of the Streptomyces sp. HUAS ZL42 genome:
- a CDS encoding carbohydrate ABC transporter permease: protein MATRHDTAAPPAKEGGAAPGRPPADAVPADKDHRRRARLSRRWQRDVRWSPYAFVSPFFLLFVAFGLFPLIYTAWASLHTVELTAPTDMEWAGMRNYTRIFDDDFFWNAAKNTLTIGIISTVPQLLMAMGLAHILNYKLRASTFYRVVMLAPYATSIAAASLVFVLLFGRDYGMINWALHFFGIDAIDWQNDKWPSQIAVSSIIVWRWTGYNALIYLAAMQAIPQDLYESAALDGASRWQQFIHVTLPSLRPTILFTCVVSTIGASQVFGEPLLFDANKGASGGAEHQFQTLGLYLYEQGWVNQHLGRASAIAWTMFLILIVVGIVNYVISRRLRASS, encoded by the coding sequence ATGGCCACCCGGCACGACACCGCCGCGCCCCCCGCGAAGGAGGGGGGCGCGGCCCCGGGCCGTCCGCCCGCCGACGCCGTACCCGCGGACAAGGACCATCGGCGCCGGGCCCGGCTGTCCCGCCGCTGGCAGCGGGACGTGCGCTGGAGCCCGTACGCCTTCGTCTCCCCGTTCTTCCTGCTGTTCGTCGCGTTCGGCCTGTTCCCGTTGATCTACACCGCGTGGGCCTCGCTGCACACGGTGGAGCTGACGGCGCCGACGGACATGGAGTGGGCGGGGATGCGCAACTACACGCGGATCTTCGACGACGACTTCTTCTGGAACGCGGCGAAGAACACCCTGACCATCGGCATCATCTCGACGGTCCCGCAGCTGCTGATGGCGATGGGCCTCGCGCACATCCTCAACTACAAGCTGCGTGCCTCGACCTTCTACCGGGTCGTGATGCTCGCGCCGTACGCCACCTCGATCGCAGCCGCCTCCCTGGTGTTCGTGCTGCTCTTCGGCCGTGACTACGGCATGATCAACTGGGCGCTGCACTTCTTCGGCATCGACGCGATCGACTGGCAGAACGACAAGTGGCCCTCGCAGATCGCGGTTTCGTCGATCATCGTCTGGCGCTGGACCGGCTACAACGCGCTGATCTACCTGGCGGCGATGCAGGCGATCCCGCAGGATCTGTACGAGTCGGCGGCCCTGGACGGCGCCAGCCGCTGGCAGCAGTTCATCCATGTGACGCTGCCGTCGCTGCGGCCGACGATCCTGTTCACGTGCGTCGTCTCGACGATCGGCGCGAGCCAGGTCTTCGGCGAGCCGCTCCTCTTCGACGCCAACAAGGGCGCGTCCGGCGGAGCGGAGCACCAGTTCCAGACGCTCGGCCTGTACCTGTACGAGCAGGGCTGGGTGAACCAGCATCTGGGCCGGGCCTCGGCGATCGCCTGGACGATGTTCCTGATCCTCATCGTGGTCGGGATCGTCAACTACGTCATCTCGCGCCGGCTGCGCGCCAGTTCCTAA
- a CDS encoding ABC transporter substrate-binding protein, producing the protein MRARTRTARKAVVLAAVATLGAGLLAGCADDGKDDGSGSSDGGGKGKTTITLGLFGTFGFKEAGLYAEYEKLNPNIKIAENVVERNENYYPALLNHLTTNSGLQDVQAVEVGNIAEIVGTQSSKLQDLSKVSGVKASNWLDWKWAQATTKDNQTIGLGTDIGPMAICYRKDLFQQAGLPTDRAEVAKLWEGDWNKFVSVGEQYKAKAPKGTTFMDSPGGLINAVLSSEKDRFYDSSGKVIYKTNPAVKAAFDLTAKAAEEGLVGAQTQFQPAWDTTIANSKFAAMACPPWMLGYIKGKSKPEAAGKWDVALAPKSGNWGGSFLTVPKSGKHVKEAEALVAWLTAPEQQAKLFGVQGSFPSAPSAYTMSQVTGAKNDMTGDAPIGTIFAEAAKAIPVQTIGPKDQIIQQGLTDNGVILVTKGKSPEEAWQTATKTIDNNLEK; encoded by the coding sequence ATGCGAGCACGTACCCGAACCGCCCGCAAGGCGGTGGTCCTCGCGGCCGTCGCAACGCTGGGCGCCGGGCTGCTGGCCGGCTGTGCCGACGACGGCAAGGACGACGGCTCCGGCTCGTCGGACGGCGGCGGCAAGGGCAAGACCACGATCACCCTGGGACTTTTCGGAACGTTCGGCTTCAAGGAGGCCGGCCTCTACGCCGAGTACGAGAAGCTCAACCCGAACATCAAGATCGCCGAGAACGTGGTCGAGCGGAACGAGAACTACTACCCCGCACTCCTCAACCACCTCACCACCAACAGCGGCCTGCAGGACGTCCAGGCCGTCGAAGTCGGCAACATCGCCGAGATCGTGGGCACGCAGTCGAGCAAGCTCCAGGACCTGTCGAAGGTTTCGGGCGTGAAGGCGAGCAACTGGCTGGACTGGAAGTGGGCGCAGGCCACGACCAAGGACAACCAGACGATCGGACTGGGCACCGACATCGGGCCGATGGCCATCTGCTACCGCAAGGACCTGTTCCAGCAGGCCGGTCTGCCGACCGACCGCGCGGAGGTGGCCAAGCTGTGGGAGGGCGACTGGAACAAGTTCGTCTCCGTCGGCGAGCAGTACAAGGCGAAGGCCCCCAAGGGCACCACCTTCATGGACTCCCCCGGCGGTCTGATCAACGCCGTCCTCAGCAGTGAGAAGGACAGGTTCTACGACTCCTCCGGCAAGGTCATCTACAAGACGAACCCGGCCGTCAAGGCTGCCTTCGACCTGACCGCGAAGGCCGCGGAGGAGGGTCTGGTCGGCGCGCAGACGCAGTTCCAGCCGGCCTGGGACACGACGATCGCCAACAGCAAGTTCGCCGCGATGGCCTGCCCGCCGTGGATGCTCGGCTACATCAAGGGCAAGTCGAAGCCCGAGGCGGCCGGCAAGTGGGACGTGGCGCTGGCCCCGAAGTCCGGCAACTGGGGCGGCTCCTTCCTGACCGTGCCGAAGAGCGGCAAGCACGTGAAGGAGGCCGAGGCGCTGGTGGCCTGGCTCACCGCACCCGAGCAGCAGGCCAAGCTGTTCGGCGTGCAGGGCAGCTTCCCGAGCGCGCCGAGTGCGTACACCATGTCCCAGGTGACCGGTGCCAAGAACGACATGACCGGTGACGCCCCGATCGGCACGATCTTCGCCGAGGCGGCCAAGGCCATTCCGGTCCAGACGATCGGCCCCAAGGACCAGATCATCCAGCAGGGCCTGACGGACAACGGCGTCATCCTCGTGACGAAGGGCAAGTCGCCCGAGGAGGCTTGGCAGACGGCCACCAAGACCATCGACAACAACCTGGAGAAGTGA